AAACTCTGGGAAGAGGCAAGAAAGGAAAACAACTTCCTTATATTACAGGAAAGCCTAAGCAAAATAGTTAAAATGTTGATAGATATAACAGAATGTATAGGTTATAAAGAAAATAGATATGATGCTTTATTGGATGAGCATGAACCTGGCTTTGAAACAAACAAGTTAAAGCAGATATTCTCTAACGCAAAAAAAGAGCTTCTAAGCTTACTAGAAAAAATCGAACCTAAACATACCAATATCAAACGAGTAAACGAAATATGTGAAGGACCGTTTCCCTTAGACAAACAAAAAGAGCTATGCCTCAATATAATAACAAACATCGGATTTGACCTATCCTCCGGCAGGCTTGACACTTCGGCCCATCCCTTTACAGAAATTGTTGGACTAAAGGATGTGAGAATAACTACAAGATATGATGAAAGGGATTTTTCTCAAGCCCTGTTTGCAACGCTGCACGAGTGCGGACATGCCCTTTACGACCTAAACATTCCGGAAAGGTTTTTCGGACTACCCATAGGAGATGGAGCTTCTTCAGGATTCCATGAAAGCCAGGCGAGGTTTTGGGAAAACTTCATAGGAAGAAGCTTTTACTTCATGGTTTTCATAAAGCCAGTTTTAGATGAATATTTCCAACCCTTAAAATCGATTAAATTAGAAGATCTGTGGAGAGCATTTAATATCGTTAAAAGATCTTTAATAAGGGTCAGTTCCGATGAAATAACCTATAATCTTCATATAATACTAAGATTTGAACTTGAAGAAGCATTAATAAATGAAAAATTGTTGGTTTCTGATCTTCCTTACATCTGGAATGAGAAAATGGAAGAATATTTCGGTATAAGGCCAGATAGCCTAAAAAGCGGAGTTTTACAAGATATCCACTGGGCAGCCGGATTGTTTGGCTATTTTCCATCCTATATGCTAGGAAACATATATGCAGGACAGATCTACTTTAAGCTTAAGAAAGATATTCAAAACTTAGAAGAAGCTGTATCAAAAGGTAACTTTAAAATAATTCTTGAATGGCTTAAAGAAAACATATTTTCTTATGGAAAACTTTATGAGCCCTTAGAACTTATAAGGAAAATCTCTGGAGAGGAGCTCTCGTCTAGATACTTAGTAGAATACCTAAAAGACAAATTTTTAGAGAGGTGAACTAGATATTGAAATTTGTCTTTCTCACTTTAATAATTTTTCTAATAATATTAAAGATGTTTGAGGGGACCGCTTCAGCTTTAGAGATTCCAGAAATTACACCTGAAGAAGCTTGGAACTACCTAGGAAAAGAAGGATATGTATTTCTCGATGTTAGAGAGCCTCATGAGTACAATGAGGAGCGTATTAAAGGGGCAATAAACCTACCTAAGGGAATGGTTGGCTCAAAAATAGGAGAACTCTTCCCTAAAAAAGAAGCCCAAGTATTCATAGTTTACTGTCGATCAGGAAGAAGATCTCTTGATGCTACTAAGACACTAATAGAAATGGGCTATAAAGCCTTTAACATGAAGGGTGGAATATTAGCCTGGAAAAAAGCAAATCTTCCAACGGAAAAATAAGCTCAAAAACCGTATATCAAACTAATCCTAATTTACAAAATTAGCTATATATTATTTGGCTAAATTATGCCTTTCCTCCTCCACCTATATCTTAGATATATACCTAAACCGCTTATAGATAAAGTTAAGATTAGTAATACAAGAGCCGATCCGAATGCCATTGGAATTTGCTTCTCTGGTTTAGTTCCTTCAGTCATTAGGCCATAAATAAGATACGGAAGAGCCATAACTTCATCAAATATAGAGCTAGGAAGCTTACGAGTATAAAAGGTCACTGCAGTAAACATTATAGGAGCAGTCTCGCCCGCCGCCCTACCCAAACTTAATATAGCACCAGTGAGAATACTTGGAAAGGCGATAGGCAAAAGAACAATCCTAATCATTTTCCACTTACCTGCTCCTAAAGCGTAAGCCGCCTCTCTCAAATCCATAGGTATCGCCTTAATAGCCTCTTCAGTAACCTTTATCATGATAGGTAAAACAAGAACGCCAAGAGTTAACACTCCTGAAAGAATTGAAACTCCAAAACCAAAAGCATTAACAAAAAGAGATAAACCAAACAAACCGAATACTACCGATGGTATGCCAGCTAAGGCATTTACACAACTTCTCACAAGAGAAGTAAACCAATTATCCTTAGCAAACTCACTTAGATATATACCTGAAAAAACTCCAAGAGGCAGGGCGACGATTATAGAACCTACTGAAAGATAAAGGCTACCTAAAAGAGCAGGATATATACCTCCTTCAGTCATACTTTTTCTTGGTTCTTCAAGAAGGAAAGACAGGGTTAGCTTTTCACCGCCCTTGATTACTAAAACTAAAAGTAACGAAAATAAGAAAAGAAGCACAAATAAAACCAACAATCTAAGAACCATTACGGCTATTTTTTCCTCAAAGATCAACCACTTCATAGATAAATCCTCCTCTTACCGAACTTATCAGCAATAAAATTTAAAAGGACCGTTATAATAAAAAGTATCATTCCTATAGCAAACAGAGCATGGTAATGAAGGCTACCAAAAGGAGCCTCGCCCATTTCAGCCGCTATCGTCGCAGTCATAGTTCTAACAGGATCGAATATAGACTTGGGTATTTTAGCGGCTCCACCAGCTACCATTAAAACAGTCATGGTTTCTCCTATAGCTCTTCCCATTCCCAAAAATATACTCGAAAGAATTCCAGACCACGCCGTCGGTATAACCACATGGGTAACCGTTCTCCATTTTGTCGCTCCAAGAGCATAAGAAGCTTCCAAAAGCTCATGAGGAACCATAGACATAGAATCCTCAGCAACGCTTGCTACTAAAGGTATTATCATTATTCCGAGAACTATAGAAGCGGTAAAAGCGTTAAGCCCTAAAGGCAAATCAAACAGGTTCTTAATAAATGGGCCTAACACCACCATGCCAAAGAAGCCGTATATAACAGATGGTATGCATGCCAAAACCTCAAGAATAGGCTTTAAGGTTTCTCTCACCTTAGGGCGAGCGAAAAAGGCCATATATATAGCTGCCCCAAGTCCTAAAGGTATCCCAACAATCAGCGCTCCCAATGTAATAACGATGGTCCCAACAATTATAGGAAGGATCCCAAAGGCGGGCGGGATATATGTTGGATACCATTGCTTACCAAGGAAAAATTTCAAAGGGGATACCTCTCTAAACAGAGGCATCCCCTCCTCAAAGAGCATTACAACTATTCCTAAGGTAGCGATAATCGTCAACAAAGCTGAAACGAAAACTATCCCCTTAGCTACCTTCTCCTCCATGGCCTACTTAACTGGAACAAAACCCTCATCCTTAACTATCTTCTGCCCTTGCGGAGACAAGATGAAATCTATGAAGTCCTTAACTGCACCTTTAGGTTCTCCATTAGTGTACAGGAAAAGCGGCCTCGAGAGCTTATAAGTACCATTTACTACCGTCTCCATCGTGGGCTTAACTCCCTCAATCTCCAAAGCCTTAACCTTATCGGTAACGTATCCTAATCCTATATAACCAATAGCACCCTCTGTCTGAGCAACAGCCTCTGCAACAGCTTTGTTAGAGGCTAAAAGAAGAGCGTCTCCCCTAAGCTTCTCATCCTTTAAGACAAGCTCATGGAAAGATCCGTAAGTTCCAGAAGCGGTATCTCTTGAAACGACCACGATCTTAACGTCCTTCCCACCAACTTCCTTCCAATTATTTATCTTTCCACTGTATATATCTCTAACTTGAGCAACTGTCAAAGCCTTCACAGGATTAGATGGATGAACAACTATAGCCAAACCATCCCTCGCAATCATATGCTCAACAGGATTAACGCCTCTGGCCTTAGCCTTCTCTATCTCCTCTTTCTTCATAGCTCTTGAAGACATCGCTATATCACAAGTCCCATCGATAAGAGCCGCTATTCCTACGCCAGAACCCCCTCCCTTGACAGAAACATTAACATCCTTTTTAACATCCATAAACTTTTCAGCACAAGCTTGAGCGATTGGAAATACAGTGGTTGAACCAACTACGTTAACGCTCTTAGACTGTGCCCATACCCCAAAAGCAAAAGCTAAAACTAAAGTAGCTACTACAACTATCCTCCTAAGCCTCATAAAACAAACCACCTCCTAAGAATTTTTCTATAAGGAATTTTAGTAGGATATATTAAAGCAAGTACAAAGGAATCTTAAAGAAATCTTTACAAAGACGCTTATCAAAAAAAAGGAACTTAAAGAATAAAATAAAAAGGGGAACCCCAATAGGAATATGGGGTTCCCCCTTCCCTTAAAAACTAGGTGCTTTTTCACCTATTGACGAGGTATACCTGACTCCTTATAGATGAGATCCATAAGGTTCTTCCCACAGAGCTCTTCCATCTTGGGCCATACAACCTTTCTCACATGCTTGGCTATCTTATCAAGCTGTTCAGCAGTTAACATAACGATCGTCCACCCATATTCCTTCTGGAGTTTCTGACGATACTCCTCATCAACCTGCTTTGCCCTATCCCACTGAATCTTAGATTCTTCGTTTGCGGCCTCCATTAACACCTTCTGATCCTCAGGAGACAGCTTATCCCAAATTCCCTTGTTTATAACAAACCACCAAGTCTCGCAGAAGTCGTTGTACTGTATCCAAACCTTCTGAACATCACGGAACTGCCAACCTTGGTAAGGCGGACCGCCCATCTGCCCATCAGCTACACCCATCTGAAGGGCAGTGTAAACCTCAGCATAAGGTATAGGGGTAGCGATGTAACCTAAAGCCTCATAAGTCCACTCACAGGGCTTTATAGGCATAACGCGAACCTTCATACCCTTCTTAACTGTAGGATCTTCAGGATTTGGAGGCATAGCCTTCAATGATACACCGCTCATACCAATCGGTACAACATCCAAAGCCTTTATGTTATGCTTTTCCCAGAGCTTCTGAACGACCTTGTAAGCCCAACCTCCGGGACTGTAGACTTTAACCGCATCTTCGAAGGTCGTGAATATGTATGGGAAGTAATAAGCCAAATTGAGTTCAGGGTCAAAGTTAGCATTGGCTTGTTGTAAAGCTACTTCGATAGTCCCACGCATTACCATTTCAAAGATCTGCGTCCAGTCCCCCAATACTCCACCAGAATAAACATCAATCTTGATCTTACCCTTGGTTCTCTCAAAAACCTTCTTAGCAAATTCCTTAGCACGGATGTCATAATCGCTATCTACAGGGTGAATCTGAGACATCCTCCACTGATACTGGGGTTGCTGTTGCTGAGCTAAGCCTGATCCAACCATTAGACCTAAACTTAAAACCGCTAAGAAAACCACAACCAACACACTTAAAAGTTTCTTACCCAATATACCTCACCTCCATAGAGTGCTTTACTTTCAAGCTAATTTTAACACATAAAACTGAAAACATGCAAGTAAACGAAGCTAATCTTAGTAAACCCACCTTTATATTTTTCGTTCTTGAAAAATAAAAAAATATCCTTTAGAGTTTTAGAAGGGGGTGATCTGATGATAGCTAAAAGAGGTGATTTTGTCCAAATCCAAGTTAAAATACTTGAACCTGGGGAAAGGGCTCCAAACCTACCAGAAGACACTAAAAGGGTTCCTTTCGAAATGAGGGTTAAGGGGTTTCTAATCGAAGAGGAAGCAAAATTAGGATCCAGCGTTAAAATAAGGACCTTTTCTGGCAGAGAGATAAGTGGAACCTTAGTAGCCATAAATCCAGTATACGAACATAACTTTGGCGAGCCGGTTCCTGAGCTCTTAAACATCGGTGAAGAGCTAAGAAAGATATTAGGAGGTGAATAGCTTGAAGGAAAGATACTCTTACCAAGCAGTTATGGAAAGAAGAGCTGAGATAATGAGAAAGGCAGTCGGTATAGATTACGATAGGTTCGTAATTAAAGGAATAGCTTTCGACTATGAGAGAATGATGAAAGAGGTAGGATATCCCATAGAAGAGATAAGAAAGATCCAAAGCGAAACATCTGTCGGGAATACTCCTCTTGTAGAGCTTAAAAACATAAATAAGCTGATTAAGAAACTAGCTCCAAAAGGTAAGGGAGCCAGGATATTCCTGAAGGATGAAGCAACGAACCCCTCTGGAAGCTTTAAGGATCGAAGAGCGTCAATAAGCATATATCGAGCATCACAACTGGGATATAAGGGCGTCATCGCCGCCACAAGCGGCAATTACGGAGCAGCGGTTGCATCTCAAGCAGCAAAGAGAAACCTAAGATGCATAATAGTTCAGGAGTGCTTCGATAATAATTGGATAGGACAGCCAGAAATATTGGAAAAGGGAAGGGCTTGTGAAGCATATGGTGCAGAAGTAGTTCAGCTTACTGTTGGACCGGAGCTATTTTATTACACGCTTGTCCTTCTAGAAGAGACCGGTTATTTTAATGCCTCACTTTATACCCCTTATGCTATAGCTGGAATAGAAACTCTAGGATATGAGATAGCTGAACAAACCCAAAAACTTACAGGAAGATTCCCTGATGCAGTCGTAGTTACACATGCTGGAGGAGGACTCATAACTGGAACCGCACGTGGACTTAAGAAAGCGGGAGCACAAGAGACTAAAGTAATAGGTGCAAGTGTAGATCTAAGAGGTCTACATATGGCCAGCACAAATGACTTTAACAAGAAATACTTTACTACAGGACATACGGGATTTGGTATACCTTTTGCAGCCTATCCTGACAGGGCAGATGTCCCTAAAAACGCAGCAAGACCCCTAAGATACATGGATAGATATGTTCTTGTAACTCAGGGAGATGTTTTCTATATAACTGAGATGCTTGCGCAGCTCGAAGGCCTACAGAGAGGACCCGCTGGAAACACATCCTTAGCTGCAGCCTTTTCTCTTGCAATGGAAATGGAAGAGGATAAAATAATAGTCGTCAATGAAACGGAATATACCGGAGCTGGAAAGCTACCTTCTGCTCAGCTAACCTTCGCTAAAAAAATGGGAATGATAGTTAAACGAGGAGATCCCTTGAAGGAAGATAAACCAGGACAGGTTATAGTTATACCAGAACATCCATCTCAGATAAGGCACATAGAATATCCCTTAGAAGAACTTAAAAAGAGCTATATTAAGGAACTAATACGTCGAGAAAATAAGAAAGACTTCGATGAAAAGGAGTTAAGCTTCTTAGAGGAAGATTTAAGAATCTCAAGAAAAGAATTGATCAAGCTTATAGATGAGGTAAAAATAGCCCTTCAGGGGTTACCTTAAAAAGCCATTTTAATTTAGACTAGAAAGATCCTATTTATTGTCTTTTACTATAAAAAATACCACTTCTGATAAAAAATCGAGGGTTGAATAAAACTAGAATGTAGGCTATGATAGAAATGAGATTAAATAGCATGAAGTAAAAAGAACCAAAAAGGAAACTTGCTATTTTTGAGGGGGGGGAGGATACCAAAATGAGATTAAGCACGATGGGGAATCTTAAGCCCTTTGGGCCACTTTATGAGAATGCTCAGAAACAGTTCTTAAAGGCAGCTGACCTCATAGACTTAGACCCAAACCTTGGAAACTTTCTCTTATGGCCGCAGAGAACCTTGGAAGTTCACTTTCCAGTAGTAATGGATGATGGAAGAGTAGAAATATTTAAGGGGTATAGGGTACAACATAACACAGCAAGAGGGCCTGCCAAGGGAGGCATAAGATATCATCCAGACACCCACCTTGATGAGGTTGCAGCCTTAGCATTTTGGATGACCTGGAAATGCGCAGTTATGAACCTTCCTTTTGGCGGGGGTAAGGGCGGAGTTAGAGTTGATCCATCGAAGCTATCAGAAAAGGAGCTCGAGAGACTAAGCAGAAGATACTTCTCAGAAATTCAAGTCATAATAGGGCCTCACAAGGATATACCGGCACCTGACATAAATACAAACCCAAAGATAATGGCCTGGTACATGGACACCTATAGCATGAATGTAGGTTATACAAGCCTTGGCGTGGTTACAGGAAAGCCTCTTGACCTTGGCGGATCCGAAGGCAGACCGGAAGCAACAGGTAGAGGGGTTTCAATACTAGCAAACGAAGCCTGTAAGATCTTAGGAAAGGATATTTCGAAGGCAAGAGTTGCAATTCAAGGATTTGGAAACGTTGGCTCTTACTCAGCGAAGATATTAAGTGAGGAATATGGAGCAAAGATAGTAGCAGTAAGCGATATAAGCGGTGGCATATACGATGAAAGGGGATTAAACATTAGCGACCTAATACACTATAGGGACATGAATAAAGGTATAATTAAAGGCTATCCTAAAGGAGAAGCGATATCAAACAAGGAACTTTTGGAGCTTGATGTAGACATCTTAGTTCCAGCAGCTCTTGAAAATGCGATTACAGAAAAAAACGCAAATGATGTTAAGGCAAAGATTATAATCGAGGGGGCAAACGGTCCTATTACTCCAGAAGCAGAAGAGATTCTTTTAAAGAAAGGCATTTTTATTGTACCTGACATTGTGGCAAACGCAGGAGGAGTCGTAGTATCTTACTTTGAGTGGGTCCAAGATCTCCAAACCTTCTTCTGGGATATTGATGAAATAAGAAAGAGGTTAATGAAAATGATGATTCATGCCTTCATAGAGGTCGGTAAAACCAAAGAAAAGTATAATACCGATATGAGAACAGCCGCATATATAGTTGCAATTAACAGGGTCGCAAGCGCTCTAAAACAAAGAGGCTACTATCCAATGTAATTAGAGAGACAAGGCCCGTGAGGTTTTAACCTCACGGGCCTTCATTTTTATCTAATACCGAGAACCAATTTAGGAAGCCACATGGAAAGCCAAGGGATATAGGTAGTAAGAGCTATAACGGGAAGATTTCCAAATATCATAAATATAAGAGCAGGCTTTATATATTGATCAAAGGAAACCCTACCCACTCGCCCTCCGAGATAAAGAATGGGAGCTGTAGGAGGGGTCACATTTCCAAGACCAAGATTTGTTCCTAAAATAGCGGCAAAATGCACCGGGTGAACCCCTATACGAACAGCCAGAGGTAAAAGAAGAGGAGCTACAAGCAGGGTCCCGCTTAAATCATCCATAAGCATACCTATTATTATCAAGAAAACATTTATCATAAATAGAATCACATATTTGTTATCAGAGATAGAAATAAGGAAATCAGCGATCTTCATAGGGACTTTCTCCATGGTATATATCCTGCCCAATATGGTTACGAAAAAGAGCATTAGAACAACAACACTGCTTGTAGTAGCGGCAGTATAGAGAGACTTAAAGAAGGTCTTAAAAGTAAGCTCTTTGTGAACAAAAAAACCAACTATTATCGCATAGGTAACCGCAACAGCAGCAGCTTCAGTAGGAGTTGTAACACCACCATATATTCCACCAAGAATTATCACGGGCATAAGAAGGCTCCAGATGCTCTGTCTTGTAGCTCGAGCCACTATTTTGAATTTCTCGAAACCAGGAGCAGGTGGCTCAACCTTAACGAACGGGAAGTTCTTCTTAACCATTATGTAGTTAATTATAGAATATAAGGTCGCAGTTAAGATGCCTGGAATAACTGTAGAAAGAAAGCAGGCGGTTATCGAAGTCTGCGTAACCCAACCATATAGAATCATAGGAACACTTGGGGGTATAAGCTGTCCTAAAATTGCAGCACAACTGACCATTGCAGTAGTATAATACCTTGGATATCCTCTTTCTTCCAGCTTTGGAATCATTATGGTTCCTATAGCAGCCACAGCAGAGGAAGCGGTTCCAGAAATGGCACCAAATATAGCACAAGCCCAAATTGTAGCAGCACCTAATCCGCCTCTCATCCTTCCAAGAAGCGCCTCAGCAAATATAACAAGCCTCTCAGCTATACCACTTGAGCCCATAAGCATTCCCGCCATAATAAAGAACGGTATTGACAACAGGGTTATAGAATTAAGAGCCTTAAATCCAACACTAGCCAAAAAAGAAATATCAGGGAAAGCTATCAAAGCCATGTACAGAGCCGCCGCCATAAAAGCAAATGGGACTGGAACCCCTATAGACAAGCCAACTATAAGTATAAGAATATCAATTACTATATGCATAAAATTACCTCCTCCCCAGTCTAACTTTTTTCAATTTCTGGTGACAGCTCTTCTTCCTTCTTAAACCTTATCTCCCTCTTGCCCAAAAGCTGCAAGGTATAGTCCACAATCTCTACAAATGTGTAAAAAACCATGAGAATCGCAGATATAAGCATAGCAACTTGAGCATATACGAGAGGAATCCTAAGAGAAGGAGTATATTCAGGGACTTTCAAAGCCCATTTTATATAATTCCAAGACCATTGGAGAAAGATGATAGTCATAATAAAAGTAAATATAGTTATCACAAATTTAATCTTCAAGAAATTCCTTGGGGTTTTTACGATAACATTTAAAACATCTGCCATAATATGGCTTCTTTCTCTAGAAGCATGTGCAGAACCTATAAAGTAAAGCCAACAACCAACCAAGGTGGCGAGCTCCTCAATCCCCATTAGAGGGCGAGCAAAAACATACCTTAGAATTACCTCCGCCATTACTAAAAAGGTAACTACTAACGAAACTATAACTAAAATCGTCTGTTCTGCCTTCTCAAGAAACTTCCAAATAAAAAGACCCATCCCTCCTACCTCCCATCATTTTGTGTCATCTTTAAAATAAAGATACACATAAGTCTAGTTGACATTATACCAAAACCTTCCTAAAGGTAACAAGGATCAGATCCTTTAAGCTGGAAATGTTAATGTAAATCTACTTCCTTTGCCAAACTCGCTTTCAACCTCTACTCTTCCACCATGAAGAGATACTACTTCCTTAACTATACTTAATCCTAGACCCGCCCCACCTAATCTCTTTGATCTAGATCTATCAACTACATAAAACTTTTCAAAAATATAGGGTATGTGCTCTTTAGGTATGCCTATACCGGTATCCTCAACAACTACTTTAATAGCTCCTTTAGAGCCTTCGACAATAACTTTTACACTTCCTCCCTCGACATTATACTTTATGGCATTTTCAATCAAATTTAAAAAGGCGCTTTCAAAGAGAATTCTGTCCCCCTCAATAAAAACTTTTTCTTCAGGCGATTCCAAAATCAAGGAAATCCCTTTTCTTTTTGCTTCTCCCTCTAAAAGAGATAACACATCCTTAATAAGCTCTATTAAATTCAAGGATTCCTTTCTCACTATTTCCCTTTCTACCTCCTGAAGAGTAAGAAGATCTGAAACTATCTTGGTAAGCCTTTCAACGTTCCTCTTCACAATAGATAATAATCTGTTTTCCCCTATTTCCTCCTCCAGAGTCTCAGCTGCTCCCTTTATTGCCGCAAGGGGAGTTTTTATTTCATGAGCGATACTTGATATAAGGTTTGACTCTCTCTCCCGCAAGCGTACCTCCTCTGTAATCTCCTTAAGACAAATTAAAAGGCCGCTCTTTAAGAGCGACCCATTGCTAAGAAAAACCCTATCCTTCAAACTAAGCCTAAAGTTTCTAACGCTTCCCTTCTCCTTAATTAAGCTAAAAAGCTCAAAGAAATTCCCATCCCTAAAAAGCTCCCAATACCATCTACCTTTGAATTCTTTACCACTATCCTTTTCAAGAAGAAAATAAAAAGATCTATTAGCTTCAACTATCCTACCAACCTCATCTATCAAAACCACTGGATCATCTAAAAGATCAAAAAGAGCTTTAAGTTTTTCCTCCTTTTTGAGGCCTTCTTTAAACGAAAGCTCCATATAACGAGCAAGCTCATTAATCTCGCTGAAAACCTTACTTATTTCATCATCGCTATCTACGAATATTCTAACCCTATAGTCTCCAAGCTTAAGATAACTAAGAAGATGCCTTAAATGTTTAAGCTTCTTTTCAATCCTATAAAATAAAAAATTAAAAACAAGCAAAGCTATACTTACCACTAAAAGTCTAAGCTTCAAGGAAGCTAAACTAACCACAAGAATAATGGACAAAAGAAACGTGAGAAAAAGGAAAAACTTATCTCTCCATCTCAAACTTGTATCCTACTCCTCTAACAGACCTAATGGAGCTCCCAAAACCTTTAAGCTTTTTCCTCAAACTGCTTACATGAACATCTATAGTTCTATCAACCACAAATTTCCCTCCCCAGAACTTCTCAAGAAGCTCATCCCTCGAAAAAACCCTCCCAGGATTCTGAAGAAATATAGAAAGAAGCCTGAACTCAACAGGAGTTAAGTCGAGTTTCTCCTCTTCTAAATAGGCTTCCATTTTCTCAAAGTCTAAAAGAATTGGACCCGCCTTAAGCAGGCCTCTCCTTTCTGATTTTGCACTTGCTCTTCTTAAAAGAGCTTTAACTCTTGCAACTAGCTCTCGAGGACTGAAGGGTTTTGTAAGATAATCATCAGCGCCAAGCTCAAGACCCACTACCTTATCAACTTCCGAATCCTTAACACTTAAGATAATTATAGGAATACTAGAAAACCTATAGTTACTTTTAAGATATCTACATATTTCGAAACCATCAACACCAGGAAGAAGAATATCCAAAATAATTATATCTGGATAGAACTTATCCAAAGCAGATAGAAAGCTCTCTCCATCACTAAAGGCCTTCACCTCAAAGCCCTCTTTCACCAAATTATAAGATATTAGTTCTGCTATATCTTCCTCATCATCTACTACAGCAACTACCCTTTTCGTCATCTTAATGCTCCTTCACCTTAAACCTTATAGGAGTTCCTACAAAATCAAAAGCCTCTCTTAACCTATTTTCAAGATAGGCAAGATAACTCTTCTTAACTAGCTCAGTAGAGTTAACCGAAAGTTCAAATAAAGGTGGAGCTTCCCCTTTCTGAGAGGCGAAATAAATTTTCAATCTTCTACCCCTTTTATCCGAGGGAGGAGGAGAAAAGTATAAAGCTTCCATAACAACCTTATTAAGTTGAGAGGTAGGTATTCTCGTTCTCCAGTTAGCATAGACCTTATCTATGACTGGGAAAATACTCTCAACATTATATCCTGTCTTAGCAGAGATAAATAAAACAGGAGCATAACTTACAAAATAAAATTCCTTCAATAAAAAATCCTTGAAAGCGTTAGCATCATACTTAGGTAAAAGATCTATTTTGTTAACAATGATAATTATACCTTTGCCTCTTTCCTCTATCATTCCCGCTATTCTCTTATCTTGCATAGTAGCCGGCTCAAGAGCATCAAGCATAAGAATAGCAATGTCGCTCTTTTCCAAAGACATAAGACACCTTAACGTACTATAATATTCTATACTATCCTTAACCTTCGATCTTCTGCGAAGCCCAGCCGTATCAACAAAAAGATAATCCTTTCCCTTATAATTAACTAAACTATCCACTGAATCCCTAGTAGTACCGGGTTTCTCATGTACTATTGCTCTTTCCTCCCCAACAATCCTATTAAGCAAGGAGGACTTT
This DNA window, taken from Synergistota bacterium, encodes the following:
- a CDS encoding carboxypeptidase M32 → MGINELKKELLKIAKIKSAISLLQWDLSTYIPPKGIEWRAEVLGELSEYVFSLLTSEKLGELINKALEEAETEEDTALVKLTQKEYSRYRKIPKELFIEFQKERARSEKLWEEARKENNFLILQESLSKIVKMLIDITECIGYKENRYDALLDEHEPGFETNKLKQIFSNAKKELLSLLEKIEPKHTNIKRVNEICEGPFPLDKQKELCLNIITNIGFDLSSGRLDTSAHPFTEIVGLKDVRITTRYDERDFSQALFATLHECGHALYDLNIPERFFGLPIGDGASSGFHESQARFWENFIGRSFYFMVFIKPVLDEYFQPLKSIKLEDLWRAFNIVKRSLIRVSSDEITYNLHIILRFELEEALINEKLLVSDLPYIWNEKMEEYFGIRPDSLKSGVLQDIHWAAGLFGYFPSYMLGNIYAGQIYFKLKKDIQNLEEAVSKGNFKIILEWLKENIFSYGKLYEPLELIRKISGEELSSRYLVEYLKDKFLER
- a CDS encoding rhodanese-like domain-containing protein, encoding MKFVFLTLIIFLIILKMFEGTASALEIPEITPEEAWNYLGKEGYVFLDVREPHEYNEERIKGAINLPKGMVGSKIGELFPKKEAQVFIVYCRSGRRSLDATKTLIEMGYKAFNMKGGILAWKKANLPTEK
- the pstA gene encoding phosphate ABC transporter permease PstA is translated as MKWLIFEEKIAVMVLRLLVLFVLLFLFSLLLVLVIKGGEKLTLSFLLEEPRKSMTEGGIYPALLGSLYLSVGSIIVALPLGVFSGIYLSEFAKDNWFTSLVRSCVNALAGIPSVVFGLFGLSLFVNAFGFGVSILSGVLTLGVLVLPIMIKVTEEAIKAIPMDLREAAYALGAGKWKMIRIVLLPIAFPSILTGAILSLGRAAGETAPIMFTAVTFYTRKLPSSIFDEVMALPYLIYGLMTEGTKPEKQIPMAFGSALVLLILTLSISGLGIYLRYRWRRKGII
- the pstC gene encoding phosphate ABC transporter permease subunit PstC, whose product is MEEKVAKGIVFVSALLTIIATLGIVVMLFEEGMPLFREVSPLKFFLGKQWYPTYIPPAFGILPIIVGTIVITLGALIVGIPLGLGAAIYMAFFARPKVRETLKPILEVLACIPSVIYGFFGMVVLGPFIKNLFDLPLGLNAFTASIVLGIMIIPLVASVAEDSMSMVPHELLEASYALGATKWRTVTHVVIPTAWSGILSSIFLGMGRAIGETMTVLMVAGGAAKIPKSIFDPVRTMTATIAAEMGEAPFGSLHYHALFAIGMILFIITVLLNFIADKFGKRRIYL
- a CDS encoding PstS family phosphate ABC transporter substrate-binding protein; the protein is MRLRRIVVVATLVLAFAFGVWAQSKSVNVVGSTTVFPIAQACAEKFMDVKKDVNVSVKGGGSGVGIAALIDGTCDIAMSSRAMKKEEIEKAKARGVNPVEHMIARDGLAIVVHPSNPVKALTVAQVRDIYSGKINNWKEVGGKDVKIVVVSRDTASGTYGSFHELVLKDEKLRGDALLLASNKAVAEAVAQTEGAIGYIGLGYVTDKVKALEIEGVKPTMETVVNGTYKLSRPLFLYTNGEPKGAVKDFIDFILSPQGQKIVKDEGFVPVK
- the dctP gene encoding TRAP transporter substrate-binding protein DctP; the protein is MGKKLLSVLVVVFLAVLSLGLMVGSGLAQQQQPQYQWRMSQIHPVDSDYDIRAKEFAKKVFERTKGKIKIDVYSGGVLGDWTQIFEMVMRGTIEVALQQANANFDPELNLAYYFPYIFTTFEDAVKVYSPGGWAYKVVQKLWEKHNIKALDVVPIGMSGVSLKAMPPNPEDPTVKKGMKVRVMPIKPCEWTYEALGYIATPIPYAEVYTALQMGVADGQMGGPPYQGWQFRDVQKVWIQYNDFCETWWFVINKGIWDKLSPEDQKVLMEAANEESKIQWDRAKQVDEEYRQKLQKEYGWTIVMLTAEQLDKIAKHVRKVVWPKMEELCGKNLMDLIYKESGIPRQ
- the ortA gene encoding 2-amino-4-oxopentanoate thiolase subunit OrtA, coding for MAKRGDFVQIQVKILEPGERAPNLPEDTKRVPFEMRVKGFLIEEEAKLGSSVKIRTFSGREISGTLVAINPVYEHNFGEPVPELLNIGEELRKILGGE